From a single Kitasatospora azatica KCTC 9699 genomic region:
- a CDS encoding (2Fe-2S)-binding protein, with protein sequence MTSGMTSDPLHAVAALGPYFAVEVGAARDAAPPPGYRPLRELYATGPDSPLAARVRQVADRLHTREPRVAASVMQLGLAARFWSVALGTLALTGRLPDLDQDRAHWRQLPEGPLDLWLPAPGTTPDEDLHHALVRTTLTPLNAAVRSATPVSERLLWGNAASALVGTLRMMHRQLAAANPPAYRTAEDATRSLLARAPLLGTLAAHGPTLRRTSCCLYYRIPGGGLCGDCVFDTPPTLAR encoded by the coding sequence ATGACCTCCGGCATGACCTCCGACCCGCTGCACGCCGTCGCCGCCCTGGGCCCGTACTTCGCGGTCGAGGTCGGCGCCGCCCGGGACGCGGCGCCACCACCCGGCTACCGCCCGCTGCGCGAGCTGTACGCCACCGGGCCCGACTCCCCGTTGGCCGCCCGCGTCCGGCAGGTCGCCGACCGCCTGCACACCCGTGAGCCGCGGGTGGCCGCCTCCGTCATGCAGCTGGGCCTGGCCGCCCGGTTCTGGTCCGTCGCGCTGGGCACCCTGGCGCTCACCGGCCGCCTCCCCGACCTGGACCAGGACCGCGCGCACTGGCGCCAGCTCCCGGAGGGCCCGCTCGACCTCTGGCTCCCGGCCCCCGGCACCACGCCGGACGAGGACCTCCACCACGCCCTGGTCCGCACCACCCTGACCCCGCTGAACGCCGCCGTCCGCTCGGCCACCCCGGTGTCCGAGCGCCTGCTCTGGGGCAACGCCGCCTCCGCCCTGGTCGGCACCCTGCGCATGATGCACCGTCAGCTGGCCGCCGCAAACCCGCCCGCGTACCGCACCGCCGAGGACGCCACCCGTAGCCTGCTCGCCCGCGCCCCGCTCCTCGGCACGCTCGCCGCGCACGGCCCGACGCTGCGCCGCACCAGCTGCTGCCTCTACTACCGCATCCCCGGCGGCGGCCTGTGCGGCGACTGCGTCTTCGACACGCCGCCTACCCTGGCTCGGTGA
- a CDS encoding helical backbone metal receptor has product MTPVRRVVSLVPSLTEAVAAEAPDLLVGATDWCTHPADLDLVRIGGTKNPDVAAIAALRPDLVIANEEENRAPDLAALRAAGLRVQVTEIRSLDQAFGELDQLLTAVCGLPRPGWLDEAERAWAALPRPTRHRTAVVPIWRRPWMVLGRDTFAGDLLRRLGVRHLQAEHPDRYPAIPLPELRAAAPELVVLPDEPYRFTAEDGPEAFPGIPAALLSGRHLTWYGPSLAEAPRVLAAQLAAARTY; this is encoded by the coding sequence GTGACCCCTGTGCGCCGTGTCGTCTCCCTCGTCCCCTCGCTGACCGAGGCGGTGGCCGCCGAAGCCCCGGACCTGCTGGTCGGCGCCACCGACTGGTGCACCCACCCGGCCGACCTCGATCTCGTGCGGATCGGCGGCACCAAGAACCCCGATGTGGCCGCGATCGCGGCGCTGCGGCCGGACTTGGTGATCGCCAACGAGGAGGAGAACCGCGCCCCGGACCTGGCCGCGCTGCGCGCCGCGGGACTGCGCGTCCAGGTGACCGAGATCCGCTCGCTCGACCAGGCCTTCGGCGAGCTCGACCAGTTGCTCACCGCCGTCTGCGGCCTCCCCCGGCCGGGCTGGCTCGACGAGGCCGAGCGGGCCTGGGCCGCGCTCCCCCGGCCGACACGCCATCGCACCGCCGTGGTCCCGATCTGGCGCCGCCCGTGGATGGTGCTCGGACGCGACACCTTCGCGGGCGATCTGCTGCGCCGGCTCGGCGTGCGGCACCTGCAGGCCGAGCACCCGGACCGCTATCCGGCCATCCCGCTGCCCGAGCTGCGAGCCGCCGCGCCGGAACTGGTGGTGCTGCCGGACGAGCCGTACCGCTTCACGGCCGAGGACGGCCCCGAAGCCTTCCCCGGCATCCCGGCGGCCCTGCTGAGTGGGCGTCACCTCACCTGGTACGGCCCGTCCCTGGCCGAGGCCCCACGCGTGCTCGCCGCCCAGCTGGCCGCCGCCCGCACCTA